From Streptomyces sp. TLI_053, a single genomic window includes:
- a CDS encoding tryptorubin family RiPP precursor: protein MKLVHFVKKVMPEKSLKAYAWYGWI, encoded by the coding sequence ATGAAGCTCGTTCACTTCGTGAAGAAGGTCATGCCGGAGAAGAGCCTGAAGGCCTACGCCTGGTACGGCTGGATCTGA
- a CDS encoding cytochrome P450, producing the protein MAMSSTGRSARVTVFAPRIDELLSKYRGQDLFRLEADTVGVSGADLMDGLLSSRPANAEERPTFKPVRGRPVTKPDAAALMQAVSADVRAALKKPLGDRTDLAGKWPHTPHNYLRDLVFGEESFRFRILVDRRLELTPKLTWMAVTAGTAMLGKPGTEIPLSNLAARVLDAETYDDRRYAMYLYRRVAGPICFTVAALVTNAVWLGAPFDDEVPNRDILLEALRLLPPSWNILRVASPEFGAVDGRIGPKDDLLLLPLLSHRDPRLWDAPEEFRPERWKHLDPDNQPGYLPFGHASERCWGRHMVLPLAERILDIVRRDGLVVSPDQQVGKVELDGLLEVAGVRMVRR; encoded by the coding sequence ATGGCCATGTCCAGCACCGGGCGGAGTGCCCGCGTCACCGTCTTCGCGCCGCGGATCGACGAACTCCTCAGCAAATACCGAGGTCAGGACCTCTTCCGTCTGGAGGCGGACACCGTCGGTGTGTCCGGTGCCGATCTCATGGACGGACTGCTGAGCAGCAGGCCGGCCAACGCGGAGGAGCGGCCGACCTTCAAGCCCGTGCGCGGGCGGCCGGTCACCAAGCCCGACGCGGCGGCGCTCATGCAGGCCGTGTCGGCCGACGTCCGGGCGGCGCTGAAGAAGCCGCTGGGCGACCGGACCGATCTCGCCGGGAAATGGCCGCACACGCCGCACAACTATCTGCGCGACCTGGTTTTCGGGGAGGAGAGCTTCCGCTTCCGGATCCTGGTCGACCGTCGTCTGGAACTCACCCCGAAATTGACCTGGATGGCCGTCACGGCCGGTACCGCGATGCTCGGGAAACCGGGCACCGAAATTCCGTTGTCGAATCTGGCGGCCCGGGTGCTGGACGCCGAGACGTACGACGACCGCCGCTACGCGATGTACCTCTACCGGCGGGTGGCCGGGCCGATCTGCTTCACCGTGGCCGCGCTCGTGACCAACGCGGTCTGGCTCGGCGCGCCGTTCGACGACGAGGTGCCGAACCGCGACATCCTGCTGGAGGCGCTGCGGCTGCTGCCGCCCTCCTGGAACATCCTGCGGGTCGCCTCCCCGGAGTTCGGTGCCGTGGACGGGCGGATCGGGCCGAAGGACGACCTGCTGCTGCTCCCGCTGCTGAGCCACCGCGACCCCCGCTTGTGGGACGCCCCGGAGGAGTTCCGCCCGGAGCGCTGGAAGCACCTCGACCCCGACAACCAGCCCGGCTACCTGCCGTTCGGGCACGCGAGCGAACGCTGCTGGGGGCGCCACATGGTGCTGCCACTGGCCGAGCGGATCCTCGACATCGTCCGCCGGGACGGACTGGTGGTCAGCCCGGACCAGCAGGTCGGCAAGGTCGAGCTGGACGGTCTGCTGGAGGTCGCGGGCGTCCGCATGGTCCGCCGCTGA